The following DNA comes from Triticum aestivum cultivar Chinese Spring chromosome 3D, IWGSC CS RefSeq v2.1, whole genome shotgun sequence.
TTTGATGGGGTCGCCTGAAGCAACCCTGGTTGTGGTAGGTTGTTTGACTGTTGGCCATTTACTGCTCTAACCACCATCTGGTTGCTAGCACCATTAGTTCCTTGCGATGATCTAGCCCCCTTAAGTCTGTAGTCAGGAACAGCATTCTGATGTTTGAATTTGTCCATAACAAGTTTTCTGAGTGGAATGGTTATGTCCAATGGTAGCAGGATCTCCTCCAGTTCAAGCCATTCAAGATCTTCCTGGTCTCCATCATCATAGACAACACTGTACCAATTGCTTTCACTGTCATACTTGACAACTTTCCCTGCAAAATACTTGTCTCCAAACTGCTTTCTCACTTTCCGCCCTTCTAGCCATTCACCAAAGCGATGATCAACTCGAGATCCTGGAGCATCTCTTACTGCAGGTTGTGAACCAGATGCAAAATCAGGAGGCAAGTCTGGGACACCATTGATAATGATAGCAGGCTCCCTGGGTACTTTGACAACAGATGCAGTGTCTGACTCTTGCATGTTCTTACTCCCCTCCATGACCTGATATTGCACCAATTCCTTGGATTTAGCTAGAAACAGCCTGGAGGAGCAAGAAAATAGTTTCATCAACAAAATGAGTCACCATAAGCAAGAAAACTCAAAGAATAAGTAACAATAACGCGAGCACTTTCACAGCTACAATGCAGTATTTAGATGAGTCAGGCATGTAGAAACATCCCTGATATTAACCAACACCTAGGATTTAGGAAGCACGGCACTTCGCACGGGTGATACAGGTATCATGTCATGGTATGTATCAGGCCTCAATATGGCAGTCTGGCACATAGCTGAAGTACAAATGTATTTCT
Coding sequences within:
- the LOC123079665 gene encoding uncharacterized protein; this translates as MEGSKNMQESDTASVVKVPREPAIIINGVPDLPPDFASGSQPAVRDAPGSRVDHRFGEWLEGRKVRKQFGDKYFAGKVVKYDSESNWYSVVYDDGDQEDLEWLELEEILLPLDITIPLRKLVMDKFKHQNAVPDYRLKGARSSQGTNGASNQMVVRAVNGQQSNNLPQPGLLQATPSNAETVRAEKLKMQISKRKTEEVYQPKKRGRPRKDRTISVSGDIQPKKRGRPPKEKNISGESSVHKRNAETVRAEKLKRESLRVQGA